The genomic segment GATCGGCCGAGCTGCGCGACGCGTCCGAGCTGGCCGGCACCGGTACCGTCGCCGCCACCGACATGCTGGCCGCCCGCTACGGCGAACGGGCCGGGATCGCGGTGATCGGGCCCGCCGGGCGGCGCCGGGCGCGGGCCGCCACGATCCTCACCGACCGGTACTTCCCGCTGCCGCGGCTCGGTTTCGGCGCCGTGCTGGGCGACCGCAACCTCGTCGCGATCGTCTGCCTCGGCGGGCCGGCCCCGCCGGTCGCGGACCCGCGGGCGCTGGCGACGGTGGCCGCCCGCTACCGCGCCGAGCAGCCGGCCAACCCGCTCACCGAGTGGCAGCACCGCCCGCCCGGCTTCGGCGTCTGGCCGTACGGCGCCGAACCCGGATACGGTGCGCGCCACAACTTCACCGACACCGTCGCCACCGCCGGTGCGGGACTCGCGCCGGGCCGGTTCCTCGACCGGTACCGGGCCGCCGCGCCCTGCCCGGACTGCCCGACCGACTGCCTGAAGGTGTTCGCGCCGCCCGGCGGCCCGCCGGTCGCCCTGCATCAGGAGGCGGTCGCCGCGCTCGGACCGAACCTCGGCATCGACGACGCCGACACCGTGCTGGCCGCCGCCGCGGCGTGCCTCGACGCCGGGCTCGACCCGGTCTCGGTCGGCGGCACCCTCGGCTGCCTGTACGAGGCCGCGCACCGTGGCCGGCTCCCCGCCGGTTGGCCGGACTGCGGCTTCGGTACCGACCCGGCGCCGTTCATCGCCGCCGCCGCGGACGGCGACGACGAGTTCGCCGCCGCGCTGCGCGACGGAGCAACCCGGCTCGCCGCCCGGCTCGGCGTCCCGGACGCGGCGATGGCGGTACGAGGGGTCGAACTGCCGCCGTTCGACCCGAGGATCCAGCCCGGCCTCGCCCTCGCGTACGCCGCCGCACCAACCGGACCGCGCTACGACACGGTCGAGCACGACCTCGACTTCGATCCCGCTCTCGGTGCCCCACACTGCTGGCCGCAGCTGCGCGAACTCGGCCTCACCGCGCCGGAACCGGCGCGGCGGCTGGACGCCGACCGGGCCGACCGCACCGCGGTGCTGCTCGCGCTGTGGTCGGCGCTCGACGCGTACGGCATCTGCCCGTACGCGAGCACACCGACCAGGCCGCTGAGCCTGGCGCTGCTCGCCGACCTGATCGCCGCCGGCACCGGCCACCGGCTCGACACCCCCGCACTGCTGGACCTCGGTGCCGACCGGCTGCGCCGGCAGCACCGGATCAACGACGCGCTCGGCGTCACCGAGCCGCGGCGGCTGCCGGACCGGATGCACACCGAGCCGGTGGCGGCCGGGGTGCACGCCGGCGCGGTACTCGACCCGGACCGGTTCGCCGCCGCCCTGGCGCGGCTGCGGGCCGGACTCGAACTGTCCTGAACGGAGGAACGCATGGGTGAGTTGGACGGGCTCGTCGCGGTGGTGACCGGCGGCGGCTCCGGAATCGGGAAGGCGTGCGCGGAGGCGTTCGCCGCTGCCGGGGCACGGGTCGGCGCGCTCGACGTGCACCCCGGCACCCCGACCGACCAGGTGCTGCCGGTGACCGCCGACGTGACCGACAACGCGGCGCTCGACGCCGCGATGGCGGCCGTGGCGGAACGGTTCGGCGGCATCGACATCCTGGTCAACAACGCCGGCATCAGCTCGGTCGGTACCGTCGCCGACAACGACGACGCCGAGTGGCACCGCAACCTCGACGTCAACGTGGTCGGGGTGGCCCGCGCCACCCGGGCCGCCCTGCCGTACCTGCGGCGCAGCGACCACGCCGCGATCGTCAACACCTCGTCGATCGCCGCCACCGCCGGTCTGCCGCAGCGGGTGCTGTACTCGGCGACCAAGGGCGCGGTGCACGCGATGACGCTCGCGATGGCCGCCGACTTCGTCGCCGACGGGATCCGGGTCAACTGCGTGGAGCCGGGCACCGTGGACACACCGTGGGTGGCGCGGCTGCTGTCGCGTACCGCGGATCCGGCGGGGGAGCGTGCCCGGCTGCAGGCCCGGCAGCCGATCGGCCGGTTGGTCGCCGCCGACGAGGTGGCGCGCGCCGTCTGCTACCTTGCCTCGCCGGCGTCCGGCTCGACCACCGCCACCGCGCTGCCGGTCGACGGCGGCATGTTCGGTCTGCGCCTGCCCCGCGCCTGACCGCCGCGCGCCGGACCGCCGCGCGCCGGACCGCCGCGCGCTGGACCGCCGCGCGCTGGACCGCCGGGCGCTGGACCGTCGGGCGAGGCGCTACGCCCAGGGGCGATCGTCCCTGCGTGCTAGCGTGTTGCCCGGTCGTACCGGGGGTGGCGCCGCAGCGCCGCCGGCCGGCACCGATGACAGGAGAGAACGCATGCAGGTGTTGGTGACCGGCGGTGCCGGGTTTGTCGGCAGCCGGCTCATCCGCGGGCTGCTGGCCGAGTTCGGCGACATCCACATCGTGTCGGTGGACAACTACTTCACCGGCACCCTGGCCAACCACGTCGACGACGAGCGGGTCGAATACCTGCACGACAGTACGGTCAACGTGCGCAAGCTGTGGGCCGACCGCGGCGGCGACCTGGACGCGGTCTTCCACCTGGGCGAGTACTCCCGCATTCCGCAGTCGTTCGACGAGCCGGACCGGGTCTGGGAGTACAACATGTACGGCACCAAGGAGGTCGTCGCGCTCGCCCAGGAGCACGGCGCCAAGCTGGTGTACGCGGGGTCCAGCTCCAAGTTCGGCAACGGCGGGCAGGACGAGAACCTCAACCCGTACGCGTGGATCAAGGCCAAGAACGTCGAGTACATCCGCAACGTGTCCAACTGGTACGGACTGGACTACGTCGTCACCTACTTCTACAACGTGTACGGGCCGGGCCAGATCACCGACGGCCCCTACGCCACCGTCATCGGCATCTTCGAGCGGCAGTACGCCAAGGGCGAGCCGCTGACCGTCGTCGAACCCGGCACCCAGACCCGCGACTTCACCCACGTCGACGACATCGTCTCCGGCATCATCACCTGCTACCGGCACGGCAGCGGCGACGGCTACCTCCTCGGGTACGGGCAGGAGCGCAGCCTGCTGTCGGTCGCGAAGCTGTTCGACGCGCCGTACGTGCTGATCCCGGCCCGGCGCGGGGAGCGCACCGAGGGCCAGGCCGACACCTCGAAGGCCCGCGCCCTGGGCTGGCAGCCCACCATCGACCTGGCCGACTACGTCGAGCGGCGCAAGCGCGAACTCGCCTGACAGCGCGCCGGCGGGCCCGGCCGGCCGCGGCGCCGGCGAGGTCGCCGTGCCACGGCCGGCGGCGGTCAGGGCCACCAGCGGTGACCGGCGGTGAGCTCGGTCAGTTCGGCGAGCCGGCCCGCGGATCCCGGGTGGGCAGCGTCCGGCCGGTCCAGGCTCTCCGCGAGGTCCGCGACCAGGTGGGCCGCCTCCCGCAGCTCGCAGCCGGTGCGCAGCGCG from the Actinocatenispora thailandica genome contains:
- a CDS encoding aldehyde ferredoxin oxidoreductase N-terminal domain-containing protein is translated as MDELDDAPATVLTDPRAPAHHGPGDATDRAPDHAPEQPPHEPASLAALRILADAVAAGHRDPFDPAVPLILAAGPLAGSGAPGTARVAAIGLSPLSDAVGETRAEGPFGAALRAAGAATLALTGRADRPSILLLRNGSAELRDASELAGTGTVAATDMLAARYGERAGIAVIGPAGRRRARAATILTDRYFPLPRLGFGAVLGDRNLVAIVCLGGPAPPVADPRALATVAARYRAEQPANPLTEWQHRPPGFGVWPYGAEPGYGARHNFTDTVATAGAGLAPGRFLDRYRAAAPCPDCPTDCLKVFAPPGGPPVALHQEAVAALGPNLGIDDADTVLAAAAACLDAGLDPVSVGGTLGCLYEAAHRGRLPAGWPDCGFGTDPAPFIAAAADGDDEFAAALRDGATRLAARLGVPDAAMAVRGVELPPFDPRIQPGLALAYAAAPTGPRYDTVEHDLDFDPALGAPHCWPQLRELGLTAPEPARRLDADRADRTAVLLALWSALDAYGICPYASTPTRPLSLALLADLIAAGTGHRLDTPALLDLGADRLRRQHRINDALGVTEPRRLPDRMHTEPVAAGVHAGAVLDPDRFAAALARLRAGLELS
- a CDS encoding SDR family NAD(P)-dependent oxidoreductase, with the protein product MGELDGLVAVVTGGGSGIGKACAEAFAAAGARVGALDVHPGTPTDQVLPVTADVTDNAALDAAMAAVAERFGGIDILVNNAGISSVGTVADNDDAEWHRNLDVNVVGVARATRAALPYLRRSDHAAIVNTSSIAATAGLPQRVLYSATKGAVHAMTLAMAADFVADGIRVNCVEPGTVDTPWVARLLSRTADPAGERARLQARQPIGRLVAADEVARAVCYLASPASGSTTATALPVDGGMFGLRLPRA
- a CDS encoding NAD-dependent epimerase/dehydratase family protein encodes the protein MQVLVTGGAGFVGSRLIRGLLAEFGDIHIVSVDNYFTGTLANHVDDERVEYLHDSTVNVRKLWADRGGDLDAVFHLGEYSRIPQSFDEPDRVWEYNMYGTKEVVALAQEHGAKLVYAGSSSKFGNGGQDENLNPYAWIKAKNVEYIRNVSNWYGLDYVVTYFYNVYGPGQITDGPYATVIGIFERQYAKGEPLTVVEPGTQTRDFTHVDDIVSGIITCYRHGSGDGYLLGYGQERSLLSVAKLFDAPYVLIPARRGERTEGQADTSKARALGWQPTIDLADYVERRKRELA